In Oncorhynchus gorbuscha isolate QuinsamMale2020 ecotype Even-year linkage group LG03, OgorEven_v1.0, whole genome shotgun sequence, the DNA window TAACAATGATTCATAGCATGAGATGGAGGTATATCACTATTTAACGAGTGTCATTTTGAAGCTGTCATAATGGAATGTCCTTATAATATATGcaattttagcagacgcttttctcGGTAACTTAGTCGTGCGTGCAAACATGTATGTACGGGTgctcccgggaattgaacccactgcCTAGCTACGTTGTAAAGTGTTCTTCCTGAAAATTACGCTGTGACACGTTCTAGCTGCCTGTAAACTGGAGAGAAACAAGTGGAAGTGCCCGAAGTTAACAATGCTCTGTTTGTTATGCTGTAGTAATAAAACCTGATTACGCAACCTAGGGGTGTAATGTTGgtttagcatgatttaggaggaCTAGACCATCAAATAAACATACAGGACTTTGACTGGGTAATATATTGTCGCTGGAAATACCAACATTCACAGAGTGAAGTATTTAACCTCCAACAATACATTTTAAACAGCAGGGCTAGCCTTTATTCAAACGTTCTAGTCTGGAGGAAGATTTCCTAGAACTTGACTGCAATAGTCTCTAGACCTACACCTACATTTTGTCCAGGTGCTTTTTGGTCAATGAATGGCTCATTCACATAATCATTCAGCTCTCGTTGGTTGGCACTATTCCAGCAGCTCTTTATTATGTAAAAATGTGTTTGTGAAGAACGAAAACACGGGTTAATGTAAACCTCCTTGAACTGCTTTGGCTCTGGCCCCGTTCCCAGCCACATTGTGTCTATCCCAGGAAGTTGTTCATTGTCATCTGATTTCAGCTAGTCTAGCCCTTTGCCGGTTTTATTGTACTGCTATGCCCCTGCTCCTGACTAAATGTGCAAACCACCCCCCTTTCTCCCACACTGCAGGTTAGGACAAGTCTCCTCTCCCCAATCTACAGTGTTGGGTGGGGGGGATGTGTACCAGTGGTGTTCCAGCCAGCTCCAGCCATGGGGTCAGCCGGTCGGGCTCCTCGTATGCCCTGTGTGCCCTTGGGGTGGGACTCATAGCCCTGGGCATCATCATGATTGTGTGGTCAATGGTTCCCGGGGATGCTACCCAGACAACCAAGACTCCAGGCAACTCCAGTATAACAGTGCCAGCAGACCATGGTGAGGATGGGGATGGCGAGGAAGACAAGGAAGCAGCGAAGACCTTATCAATAGCCTATGTGCTGGTGGGGGCAGgggtggccatgctgctgctgtcTATCTTCCTGGGGGTGAGGAACAAGCGGAGGAAGCACCAGAGAAGACAAGAGACACAGGCCGTAGGAGTCCGCTTCGTGGACCATGTGGCTGGGGAGGCAGGAGAGAAGTGAGTGCTTCAATCGATTTAGATAATCAATGTCTTAACAGTGATTGATTTGAATCATCCAAGAAGGGATTCGGAGGCTTTGTTTTCACTATAAACTCATATATGacttacagtgagctccaaaagtattgggaattttagtaaaaagttaagtatttggtctcatgtttcatagcACACAATGAATACATTaagcttgtgactacaaacttgttggatgcatttactttttgtttttgttgtatttgagattattctgtgccgaaatgaatggtaaataatgtattgtgtaatGTTGCAGTcaccttttattgtaaataagaatagaatgtttttaaaacacatgggggggactatgtacaaaaagtgctgtaatatcgaaacggttcacccgatatggatgaaaataccctcaaattaaagctggcagtctgcactttaacctcaggcattgtatcatttcaaatccaacgtGTTGGAGTACAGAGCTAAAACAACAAAAATtgactgtcccaatacttttggagctcactgtagttCCCAGGGTGATGCCTGGAAATGAATATGTTCCTGATAATGTTCCTGTATGTTCCAAATTGTCCCTTTTGATTGACACAGTTCCATTAAAGCACCAGTTATCTAGTCTCTCCTACTCCAAGCTAGTTAAAGGAGCTACACATGCAACATTTCCACCTGCAAAACTAGCTCCAAATGTCATTACATACCAGTAGTAATTAAGGAATACATATCCATGAGAGAAACAAACAAATATTGACCTCTGAGATGCTGCAAAGCTTTTTGCCACAACGGGACAGTTTGACTAGTTGTTGTATGTACAACTTCCTGCATTACAATTGTCTCTCGTTCATGAGGTTAACAACAATAGAAAAAACATGGCAATACAAAACTTCTTATTGTCCTTGCTGTTTTGTAGATTATGATCATGTAAGAAGCAGTACTTAGCTATTTTAGGCATTTCTAGTATCCTTAAAAAAACATGAAATGTAAATGATGGCACAAATGTGACATGTTACTTATTTAAAATCGGTGTCCCTGTACATTGTTTTGCAGTTTAGATGAGCCAGTCCCAGTCTACAACGTGCCCAGCTATGAGGAGGCGGTCACCAGTGGCCAGTTCCCCATCCGCCAGAGCAACTTACGCCAGAGCAACTCCCAGCTGCCTTCCTACGAGGACCTCATCTGTGCTGTGGAAAACGAGGGGGAGGGACCAAGTGCTGCCCCAGTTAAGGAGGCTCATCCTAGCAGTCCCACTCCTGAGCCCCAGCCCGCCGCTGCAGCCAACCCCCACAGTGTAGGCCGGGCCAGCCGGATACTACGGCCCAACAGGGTACGCAGAATCAAGTCTGAGAAACTCCATCTGAAGGACTTTCGTTTTAACATTCGCAACCCTACTGATGCGAAGGTGACCATTGAACCAATCACTCCGCCACCACAGTACGACGGCAAGATACCTGAGTTCTGACAGCGCCCCCTATAGCCTGGGAGTACTAAAAGCATTGTTTCAATGTTGAGTAAGACAACACTATTGCTGGATCAgatgtctaataataataatgaggcCTAGCTGTGAGTGTTCCTCCTTCACCCTGGGGCAGACCCAGACATTGTTGCTTTGAATCAAGTTGTTTCTCAGCTCCATTTTGACTCGTTTATAGACTTATTTATTCAGGGGCTTATTTTCCTCTCTGTTTAGAACACGGTGGCTGTGTTTTTAACTATCGCCCTACAGAAGGCTTGACGGGGTGCTACGCCACTGCTTATAACATAAATTATCCAACTCAGGGAgccagctatgcatttggtttgctaacttgctaagTGGCTGGCTTGCAAGTTCAAGCTTCTTGGTTATAGCAGATAGTCAAtaccctcctggatcaagatccctgcTACCTAAATTTGTTTTGTGCGTCAAAATTATATGATTTCAAATTACTTTTTTACCTTGGGAAAGAACTAGCACCCCTTGTGTGCACTGccggtaatactgtatatcacgGTATGGTGCAGAAACGGTGTGAAGGTGGACCTGGATACCGCACAACCC includes these proteins:
- the LOC124020885 gene encoding transmembrane protein 51-like; translation: MCTSGVPASSSHGVSRSGSSYALCALGVGLIALGIIMIVWSMVPGDATQTTKTPGNSSITVPADHGEDGDGEEDKEAAKTLSIAYVLVGAGVAMLLLSIFLGVRNKRRKHQRRQETQAVGVRFVDHVAGEAGENLDEPVPVYNVPSYEEAVTSGQFPIRQSNLRQSNSQLPSYEDLICAVENEGEGPSAAPVKEAHPSSPTPEPQPAAAANPHSVGRASRILRPNRVRRIKSEKLHLKDFRFNIRNPTDAKVTIEPITPPPQYDGKIPEF